From Pseudomonas sp. stari2:
CATTTTCAGCTGATCGATCAGCCACTCGACGCGCGGATCGAATTTCCACCAGCGTTCTTCTTCGCTGGCGTCCGGCTGGGCCTGGAAGCTGACTTCCGGGTACAGCTCGGCGTGATCGCCCAGTGGCAGTTCGAGGTATTCGTCCGGGCACGGCAGTGGGTACGGGTGCAGCTTGCGCTCCGGGAAACCCTGCACGGCGGCGCGGGTGTTGCGGAACAGCACGCGGCCGGTGCCGTGGCGGTCGAGCAGTTCGCGCACGAGGCGGGCGCTGGCTTCGCTGTCGCCATCGTTGACGGCGGTCAGCAGGGCTTCACCTTCGTTGCCGAGGAAGCCGTGGATGGTCTTGTGCGCGGCAGGCGACAGGCGACCCTTGTCCAGCAGCTCCTGAACGGCTTCGGCCACCGGGCGATAGTTCTCGCTTTCGGCGCGGAAGGCGGCCAGGTCGTGGAAACGGTTCGGGTCAAGCAGGCGCAGACGGGCGAAGTGGCTGTCCTGGCCGAGTTGTTCCGGGGTGGCGGTGAGCAGCAGCACGCCCGGGATCGTCTCGGCAAGCTGTTCGACCAAGGAGTATTCCGGGCTGACTTTTTCTTCGTGCCAGACCAGGTGGTGTGCTTCGTCGACCACCATCAGGTCCCAGCCGGCGGCGAACAACGCGTCCTGGGCCTTTTCGTCTTCGACCAGCCACTCCAGGGCCACGAGGGCCAGTTGGGTGTCTTCGAACGGGTTGGAGGCATCGCTTTCGATGAAGCGTTCTTCGTCGAACAGCGCGACCTCAAGGTTGAAGCGGCGGCGCATTTCCACCAGCCACTGGTGCTGGAGGTTTTCCGGCACCAGGATCAGCACGCGGCTGGCGCGGCCCGACAGCAGTTGGCGATGGATCACCAGACCGGCTTCGATGGTCTTGCCCAGACCCACTTCGTCCGCCAGCAATACCCGTGGGGCGATGCGGTCGGCGACTTCACGGGCAATGTGCAACTGGTGCGCGATCGGTTGTGCGCGTACGCCGCCCAGGCCCCACAGCGCGGACTGCAACTGGCGGCTGGTGTGTTCCAGGGTGTGGTAGCGCAGGGAGAACCACGGCAGTGGGTCGATCTGCCCGGCGAACAGGCGGTCGCTGGCCAACCGGAACTGAATGAAGTTCGACAGCTGGGTTTCCGGCAGGGTGACGGCTTCGTTCTCGGCGTTCAGGCCGTGGTAGACGAGCAGGCCATCGGCATCCTCGACTTCGCGCACGGTCATCTTCCAGCCTTCGAAGTGAGTGATGGAGTCGCCCGGCGAGAATCGCACGCGGGTCAGGGGCGCATTCCTTAGCGCGTACTGGCGGGTTTCGCCAGTGGCCGGGTAAAGCACGGTCAACAAGCGGCCGTCCTGTGCCAGAACGGTGCCTAAACCAAGCTCTGCTTCGCTGTCACTGATCCAGCGTTGCCCCGGTTGATACTGCTGCGCCATGCTGCCTGACTCCCACCTTGAAAAAGCGGGCTATCTTAACGGAATGAGGCCCTGAGGCCAAAGGATTAGGCGTCGTTGCGGCCATTAAATGCCGACGGCCGACTGAGGGAAGATTAGGTCATGCGTCGGTTTCAGGAGCGCTGGCGGCACGATTGAGTGCCAACCCGGTCACAAGTTTTCGACCGATGGCTCAAGGCCCCGATGCCGCAGCCGATAGCCTGCTGACAGGAGACCCTTCATATGCTGCCACCGATGCTCCCCTTGAGCGCCGTGCCGATCACTTCCCAGCAGGACCCGATCCGCCAGCGGCCGGACATTCCTCCGGTGGTGCCGGTGCAGGAAAGCTCCAACGAAAGCACGATCGACCTGCAAAAGCGTGACCCGGAGGAAGACGGTTATCTGCTGCGCGAAGAACAGCGGCGCCAGCAGGAGCGTGAGCGTCGCCGGCACGAAGCCGACGACGATCCGGAAGAACACCTCGCCGTGCCGGGCACCGAACTCAATGCCGACAACACCGTGCCGGTGGTGCCGCTCATGGAAGATCAGCCGCGTCAGGGTTTGTGGGTCGACATCGAGATCTGAGGCTGCGCGGCCAGTTCAGCCAGATTCGTCAGCAATGTTTCGACTTCTTCTTCGGTATTCAGATAACTCACCGACACCCGCGCAATATTCGCCAACCCACGTGCCTGCATGTCCAGCGGTGTGTAGGCCACGCCATTGACGCCGACGTTGATTCGCCGCTCGGCCAGCGCCTGCTTCAGCGCCAGGCAATCCCAGCCTTCCAGCGTGAAAGCGATCAGTCCGGATTGTTCGTTGGCCGGCCCGAGATCTTGCAGTGTCAGCCCCGGAATCCCTTTCATACGCTTGCGCAATGGTTGGCTCAGTTCAACGATCCGTTTTCGGATTGCCGTTGCTCCGATGCGCTGATGTTCCTCCAGCGCATTGGCCAGCCCGGCCAGCAGCGCCAGCGATACTTCACTGGTTTCAAAGCGGCGGGCATCATCACGCAAAGTAAAGCGCTGGCCGTCCCACGGCGCCGACAGGACGTCGCGCTGCACCGGCAACAGTCGTTGCAGGAATTCTGGTCGGATGTACATCAACGCCGTACCGCGTGGCCCACGCAGGAACTTGCGCCCCGCACCCTTGAGCACATCGCACTGCAAGGCCTGGACGTCACAGGGCAATTGCCCCAGCGCCTGTCCGGCGTCGATGAAATACGGAATGCCATGACGACGGGCTATCGCTCCGATCTGCGCCGCCGGGTTGATCAGGCCACCATTGGCCGGCAGCCAGGTCAGGGCGATCAGGCGCACATTACGGTCAATCATTTGCGCCAGCGCCTTGGGATCGACAGCGCCATGAACATCGCAAGGGATCACTTCCAGTCGCGCGCCGGCCTTCACCGCTTCGGCCATGCAGGCCAGGTTGCCGGCCCATTCATGGCGCCCGACCAGAATCCGCTCACCCGAGTACCACGGTCCCAGAGCATTGAATGCCTGGCCCCACGCCGCCGAACCGCTGCTGGCAAAGGCGATGTCTTCGGGTTGGGCATTGAGCAGGGTGGCTGCGGCTGCTCGTGCGCGTTGCTGCACTTGAATGTCCGCCGTTTCCATCGGTCCGCCGAGCGCTTCGCGTTGTAACTGTCCGATTACCGCGTCGAGGGTAGTCTGACTCGGTAGCGAGGCCCCGGCGTGATTGAAGTGGATCACCTGCGCGCAACCGGGCGTGGCATCGCGAAGATGCTGGATTTCGTCGACGTTCACGGCTTGAGTTCGAAGATCGCGTCGACTTCCACCGCTACGCCGGCCGGCAGGCTCGACACGCCCACGGCGGTGCGCACATGGCGGCCCTTGTCGCCGAGGACGTTGACCAGCAGATTCGAGGCGCCGTTGGCGATCACGCCCTGGCGCGGGAAGTCGGGAGTACTGGCGATGAACGCGCCGAGCCGGATGATCCGTACCAGTTTCGACAGGTCATCGCCCAAGGCATCGCTGAGTTGTGCCAGCAGGCCTAATGCGGCAAGTTCGGAGGCGTTGATCCCTTCTTCGTCGGAGATCGCCTCGCCAAGTCGTCCAAGAAAGGCAGGTTTGCCATCGAGCATGGGAATCTGCCCAGCGATGTACAACTGATTCTGACTGATCACGTGACTGACGTAGTTGGCCACCGGCTGACTGGGTGCGGGCAATTGCAGGCCGAGTTGCTGGACGCGTTGTTTGATCGAGTCGGTCATGTGAAATCCTCCTGAATGAGGACTCCAGCATGTTGGCGCAGGAGGGTGGGCGACAAACGGATAGATTTGATTCGACGTATCCAAAAAACTCATGCGTCGATGACTTGCTCCAGCCATTGGCTGAACGCCTGAGCCGCTGGGCTTGGCGGGCGCTCCGGAGTGACCAGCCAATAGCCGATTTCGCCGGTCATGGGTGAGGTGTCGAAGGCTGGCACCAGTGCACCTTCCTTGAGTCGGCGATCAATCAGGCATTGGCGACCCATGGCGATGCCTTGGCCGGCCACCGCCGCTTCGACCACGATGTTGTAGTCGTGGAGCATCACGCTGGGCACTTGTGCGAGGTCGATGCCGCTGTGTTGCTGCCAGTCGATCCATTCGAACGGCTGGTGCGACTTGGCCATCAACAGCGGGCCGTTTTGCACGCCTTTGGCCTTGAAGGCGGGGCTGCACACCGGCGTCAGGGTTTCCGTCATGAATCGGTGTGCCTGGGCTTTCGGCCAGCCGCCCTTGCCGTAGCGGATCGCCAGGTCCACTTCGCCACCGTCGACATCGGCCAGTTGTACGGCAGGCAGCAATTCGACGTGGATGTTCGGGTATTTGGCGTTGAAGTCCGCCAGTCGCGGTGCCAGCCAGAGCGTGGCGAACGAAGCGAGCAGACCGATGCGCAGAGTGGTGGAGCGCTCGCCGCGCAAGTCACGGGTGGCGGCGGCAATCGCGGCGAGGGCGGGCTCGATCTGTCGGTAATATTGTTCGCCGGCCGGCGTCAGGTCGATCGCCCGGGTGCGGCGCACGAACAGTGGCTGTTCGAGAAACTCCTCGAGTTTATGCACCTGATGGCTGATCGCACTTTGCGTCACCGACAGTTCGTCGGCAGCCTTGATGAAGCTCAAGTGACGGGCCACGGCCTCGAAGGCGCGCAGGGCCATCAGCGGCGGCAGATCCTGATGCAAGGGCACGGCAGATATCCTCGTGGTTCAGCGCAAAGCGCAGAGTGTGCGGGCAAAAGCGCTGGCCGGTACACGATTTGTTGTATAGCGCCTGCGTCGACGACTGGTCAGCGTCGGCGCGAGGCCGCATTATTGGCGCAGTCCTGTCGGTGATCCGGCAGTTGTGATTCAGTCCAAGCGATGCATCGAACGCCATGAGCCAAGACGACAAACTGATCGACCTCAGCACCGAACGCGCCAAGCGGGTTCACGACCTCAACGAAAAACGCCTGAATGAAGTGCGCAAGGCTTTCGAGCAGGCAATGCCGTTGGGAAAACCGAAGAAAAAGTCGAAAAACAAACCGAAAAAGCGTTGATTTCCCCTGCATCCTTTGATGCAGGTCAGTTATTTCCCCTCCTTTCTCCCACGTGTTGACCGGCATTGATCCCGGTCAATTCCTGTGCCTGCCTGATTGGTTAACTTAGTTCCATCGCAGCAAAGCAGGGGCCAGGAGGCCAGTCATGTTTTTCGATAACGTGGTGTTTGCCGGGGTTCTCACAGTAGGCCTGATGGTTCTGTTTTTTGCAGGGTTTGGATTTTTTATCTGGAAGGATGCGAACAAGCGCAAGAAGCCTTGATTCTTCCGGATTTGATGAGCACGCAAGGCATTTTGGGCAACTTCGGTTGCCCTTTTTTTTGGTCTTCTTGGCGGCCTTTGAGCCGACCAGGTTGTGGTTTGTTTTGTGTGAATATCCGTTTTTTTGTAACGGCTTCTTATGGTTCCGCCCTTACGGCGGCTCACTTTTTCAAACGCCAAAAAGTAAGCAAAAGGCTTGGCCCCTGCGTTCGGCGCCTCGCTGAGGCTCGACGTTCCTTCGTTCCGGGATTCATCCGGGGGCATCGCCTACGGTTTGCTTCGCTGCACCTCCTCTCGATGCATGCGGCTGCGCCGCAAGGTCGCTGCGCTCCCACCCCCGGATAAATCCCTCCACTCAGCCTACCGATGGGGCCGGCACGTCAAGAGCGGTACTCGAGCTAACGCTCATCGTGTTGAGTGGTGGGAAGCCAAAGCAGAAGCAGGAGTTGTTGATCGTTCCCACGCTCTGCGTGGGAATGCCGCCCGGGACGCTCTGCGTTCCATTTCTGGAAGCAACAAAAAAGGCGTGATTCTTGCGAATCACGCCTTTTTCATTACAGCGATCTATCAGCTACCCAGCGCCTTCGACGCCAGCCAGAACAGGCCGGCCGACAGGGCTACGGTGGCTGGCAGGGTCAGGACCCAGGCCAGCAGGATGGTTTTCACCGTGCCGCCTTGCAGGCCGCTTTTGTTGGCGACCATGGTGCCGGCCACGCCCGAGGAGAGGACGTGGGTAGTGGACACCGGCAGGCTGAAGATGTTGGCCAGGCCGATCAGGCTGGCGGTGGTGATCTGTGCCGACATGCCTTGCGAGTAGGTCATGCCTTGCTTGCCGATCTTCTCGCCGATGGTCAGTACCACACGTTTCCAGCCAACCATGGTGCCCAGGCCCAGGGCCAGGGCGACTGCCAGAATCACCCAGAACGGGGCGTATTCGGTGGTGGTGGTCAGGTCTTTGCGCAGTTTGTCCAGGTCGGCTTTTTCACGAGCGGCGAGGCCAGGCAGTTTGCTGACTTTCTTCGCGGTGTCGTCCAGGCAGAGCAGGTAGCGGCGCACTTCGATGCGGCTTTCCGACGACAGCGCGTGGTAGTCCGCTACACCTTTGAGGGTGTCGAGCAGGGCGGTGATGGTCGGTTCGGTCTGTTGCGGGTTGCAACGGAATTTCTCCGGCAGGTCGCCTTCCACGCTTTTGCCCAGCGCCAGGAACTCGCCCAGGGTATCGGCGTTGCGCTTGTAGAACTGGCTCAGGTGCAGAGTTGCGTCGCGAGTACGTTCGATCTGGTAAGTGGTGCTGTTCAGGTCGAGCACGAACTGCGCAGGCACGATACCGATCAGTACCAGCATGATCAGGCCGATGCCTTTCTGGCCGTCGTTGGAACCGTGCACGAAGCTTACGGCCATGGCCGAGATCACCAGGACCAGACGGTTCCAGAACGGTGGGTGCTTTTTGTCGTCGATCTTGCGGCGCTGTTCAGGCGTCTTGTGCATTTTCGACAGCGGGCGCCACCATTTAAGGCCGATCAGGATCAGCGCAGCGATCAGGAAACCGGCCATTGGCGAGAACACCAGCGAGGCGCCGATATCGATCGCTTTCTGCCAGTTTACGCCGTCGGCCAGTGGAATCTCGTTGATCAGGGCGTTGGCCAGGCCGACACCGAGGATCGAACCGATCAGGGTGTGGGAACTGGAGGCCGGGATACCGAAGTACCAGGTGCCCAGGTTCCAGGCGATAGCGGCGGCGAGCAGCGAGAACACCATTGCCAGACCATGGCCGGTGTTCACATTGATCAGCAGTTCCACCGGCAGCAGGTGAACAATGGCATACGCCACGCCAACGCCGCCCAGCAGCACGCCGAGGAAGTTGAACACGCCCGAGAAGAACACCGCCAGGTGAGGCGGCATCGCTTTGGTGTAGATAACAGTGGCTACCGCGTTAGCGGTGTCATGAAATCCATTGATGAACTCGAAGGCGAGGACAAATGTCAGGGCGAGCAGGAGGCTCACAAGCACCCAGGCATCCAGTCCGCTGAATAAATCGATCATGAAGGTTTTCTGACCCGGTCATAAGGGGGCGCGATTATGCCAGAAAAGACTGGAAATCGATCCCCTACCTGCTCATCGGTAACCTTCTTAGCCAAATTAATTTGTATCAAGGTGCATTACCCAAGCTTTTTGCAGGGTTTTGCAAGGTGTTGATTCAATTGAAAAAAATGCGAAGCACCGATGAATTGACCGGTGTGCGGGAGGGGGCAGAAGCTTGTATGAAATATCTGAGAAACGTGTCTGACATGCTCCAAACCTGTGCAATACAGGGGAGTTGGCCGCTGCCCGCGGGTAGCGGGCGCGCAAGGCATCGTCAGCCCACCGCGCTTGTAACCCGGTGAGTACGCTTACCCTCGAAAGTCTCAAAGGAAGGCATCAAGGCTCTTCGGCTTTGAGTTCCTCTTCCATTTTTTTCAGTTCTTGCTGGAAGACCTGATCCTGAACGGTAGGGCGTTTACGCCAGGCTTTGCGTTCCGGTTCGGGCTGGGCGGCGTAGGTGGTGACTTCCCCGCCGTAAACTTCCTTGTAACGTTGTTCCTGGCGCTCAAGTTCCGCGCGCAGTTCGTCTTTCGTCACAGTGCTACCTGTATGAGTTGAGATAAATGTCTGGTGAAACGCACTGCAACGAATCAATTGAACCGGTTCGCCAACTAGCCACGGCCTGAACAGGCAGCG
This genomic window contains:
- the rapA gene encoding RNA polymerase-associated protein RapA, with the translated sequence MAQQYQPGQRWISDSEAELGLGTVLAQDGRLLTVLYPATGETRQYALRNAPLTRVRFSPGDSITHFEGWKMTVREVEDADGLLVYHGLNAENEAVTLPETQLSNFIQFRLASDRLFAGQIDPLPWFSLRYHTLEHTSRQLQSALWGLGGVRAQPIAHQLHIAREVADRIAPRVLLADEVGLGKTIEAGLVIHRQLLSGRASRVLILVPENLQHQWLVEMRRRFNLEVALFDEERFIESDASNPFEDTQLALVALEWLVEDEKAQDALFAAGWDLMVVDEAHHLVWHEEKVSPEYSLVEQLAETIPGVLLLTATPEQLGQDSHFARLRLLDPNRFHDLAAFRAESENYRPVAEAVQELLDKGRLSPAAHKTIHGFLGNEGEALLTAVNDGDSEASARLVRELLDRHGTGRVLFRNTRAAVQGFPERKLHPYPLPCPDEYLELPLGDHAELYPEVSFQAQPDASEEERWWKFDPRVEWLIDQLKMLKRTKVLVICAHAETAMDLEDALRVRSGIPATVFHEGMNILERDRAAAYFADEEFGAQVLICSEIGSEGRNFQFAHHLVLFDLPSHPDLLEQRIGRLDRIGQKHIIELHVPYLETSPQERLFQWYHEALNAFLNTCPTGNALQHQFGPRLLPLLEEVDDGEWQTLIDEARTERERLEAELHTGRDRLLELNSGGAGEGEALVEDILEQDDQFALPIYMETLFDAFGIDSEDHSENALILKPSEKMLDASFPLGDDEGVTITYDRNQALSREDMQFITWEHPMVQGGMDLVLSGSMGNTAVALIKNKALKPGTVLLELLYVSEVVAPRSLQLGRYLPPAALRCLLDANGNDLSARVSFETLNDQLESVPRASANKFIQAQRDQLTPRINAGEDKVIPRHAERVAEARRRLAADTDEELARLTALQAVNPTVRDSELVALRKQREQGLAMLDKAALRLEAIRVLVAG
- a CDS encoding aspartate-semialdehyde dehydrogenase, with the translated sequence MLPPMLPLSAVPITSQQDPIRQRPDIPPVVPVQESSNESTIDLQKRDPEEDGYLLREEQRRQQERERRRHEADDDPEEHLAVPGTELNADNTVPVVPLMEDQPRQGLWVDIEI
- a CDS encoding aminotransferase class V-fold PLP-dependent enzyme, producing MNVDEIQHLRDATPGCAQVIHFNHAGASLPSQTTLDAVIGQLQREALGGPMETADIQVQQRARAAAATLLNAQPEDIAFASSGSAAWGQAFNALGPWYSGERILVGRHEWAGNLACMAEAVKAGARLEVIPCDVHGAVDPKALAQMIDRNVRLIALTWLPANGGLINPAAQIGAIARRHGIPYFIDAGQALGQLPCDVQALQCDVLKGAGRKFLRGPRGTALMYIRPEFLQRLLPVQRDVLSAPWDGQRFTLRDDARRFETSEVSLALLAGLANALEEHQRIGATAIRKRIVELSQPLRKRMKGIPGLTLQDLGPANEQSGLIAFTLEGWDCLALKQALAERRINVGVNGVAYTPLDMQARGLANIARVSVSYLNTEEEVETLLTNLAELAAQPQISMSTHKP
- a CDS encoding RidA family protein, whose translation is MTDSIKQRVQQLGLQLPAPSQPVANYVSHVISQNQLYIAGQIPMLDGKPAFLGRLGEAISDEEGINASELAALGLLAQLSDALGDDLSKLVRIIRLGAFIASTPDFPRQGVIANGASNLLVNVLGDKGRHVRTAVGVSSLPAGVAVEVDAIFELKP
- a CDS encoding LysR substrate-binding domain-containing protein, translated to MPLHQDLPPLMALRAFEAVARHLSFIKAADELSVTQSAISHQVHKLEEFLEQPLFVRRTRAIDLTPAGEQYYRQIEPALAAIAAATRDLRGERSTTLRIGLLASFATLWLAPRLADFNAKYPNIHVELLPAVQLADVDGGEVDLAIRYGKGGWPKAQAHRFMTETLTPVCSPAFKAKGVQNGPLLMAKSHQPFEWIDWQQHSGIDLAQVPSVMLHDYNIVVEAAVAGQGIAMGRQCLIDRRLKEGALVPAFDTSPMTGEIGYWLVTPERPPSPAAQAFSQWLEQVIDA
- the ccoM gene encoding cytochrome c oxidase subunit CcoM; the protein is MFFDNVVFAGVLTVGLMVLFFAGFGFFIWKDANKRKKP
- a CDS encoding inorganic phosphate transporter — encoded protein: MIDLFSGLDAWVLVSLLLALTFVLAFEFINGFHDTANAVATVIYTKAMPPHLAVFFSGVFNFLGVLLGGVGVAYAIVHLLPVELLINVNTGHGLAMVFSLLAAAIAWNLGTWYFGIPASSSHTLIGSILGVGLANALINEIPLADGVNWQKAIDIGASLVFSPMAGFLIAALILIGLKWWRPLSKMHKTPEQRRKIDDKKHPPFWNRLVLVISAMAVSFVHGSNDGQKGIGLIMLVLIGIVPAQFVLDLNSTTYQIERTRDATLHLSQFYKRNADTLGEFLALGKSVEGDLPEKFRCNPQQTEPTITALLDTLKGVADYHALSSESRIEVRRYLLCLDDTAKKVSKLPGLAAREKADLDKLRKDLTTTTEYAPFWVILAVALALGLGTMVGWKRVVLTIGEKIGKQGMTYSQGMSAQITTASLIGLANIFSLPVSTTHVLSSGVAGTMVANKSGLQGGTVKTILLAWVLTLPATVALSAGLFWLASKALGS